AAAAGGTCAAACAGTGCTAATGTCCAGAGAAGATTATGTGtgggagctaattaacaCGCGTTTTATGATACTTTTGCTGAGTATAAATGAGGGCGTCAGATGTACTGAGGTATCATTTAAGAAAACGCTCTTGTGGAATTCCCGTGATAAATCGCCGtatttcataatttacagCGACGCCAAGAGTAAATTATATCTCACATTTGATACGGAGATTGTTACGtacaaatataaatcaaGGGTCTGGGTATACAAACGTTATAAGATCCCGCCAATCAGGTTATTTACCCAGGATAACAGGGGAAATAAGATACTAATGAATTACCCTGAGTATAGAGTCCAATTAAGAGATGAGAAGGAAGGTTTGGGATATTACTACGTAATAACCCAGGGCGAGTGTGATGAAGTGAGATatgagaataatttaatttggaGAAAAACTGACGAGAAACATTTGTCAGGGTTTACCTTTTCTAACGGGCTAGTAGTGTTCAATTTCGGGATTAAAACCGTTAAATACAAACTAACCAACAGGAGATGGAACaaactaatatattaacactataatattatgtatattaatagtatattgtagtatagtaatagtatatagttaagtagctccctcttggggtatatatttaagggTATATAGTACTAAGTATGTACTTAAAGTATGGTAAAATGTTATAAGTACattagtataaaatattatcaagtGTTAAATCTCCTCATATCTTCTCTTTCTAACCTCTTCCGTATACTCAACAGTATCCTCTGTAGTATTGGTATCCACAGTATCTGTAGTATTGGTATCAACATTATCTTCAGTAGTATTACCATCCATAGTATCTGTAGTATTGGTATCAACATTATCTTCAGTAGTATTACTATCAGTATCACTGTTGATAACGTAATTGAGATTATTGCCTTCGAAATCGATGAGGTTGTCGTTATCCCACTTGATTGGGAACCTTGTAACTCTGGGTTGGTCTATGATACAACGTACGATCTTGTCCAGGATTGGTAGGTCTGGCGGGTTCTCCACCAGACTCTCCTCGTCGTACACATTGTTAGTGTAGTAACCAATACGAATAAATTCCTGGTCACAGTAATTCCCACTTATCAATATCGCCTGCATTCCCAACACACTCTCAGGCCGcaactaaaaatatattagttatttcgtcaaaattagaaaactaattaataatttagggtttaaaaaaataaaatgcaAAAGTCGATCGGGCTAGCAAATGGAGAGAAATTAATCTCCAATATTGCTGCAGTAACTACttatttggtaaaaaataatagtaaattgtaaaataaatgtcaaTAGGttcaaaatgtgtaaataatggggatATATAGCCAGAGTATAACTAGAGTGGGTTACTCTCGAGAAATTGGGAGGATTGACTCTGAATTCGAATTCGAGAATACCTTTATAAAGCGGTCCTAGACAAACCGCATCCAATATTATCTCACCCTTGTTATTACTGACCAAATATTCTTTCTCCTGTTCCATCATATTATCCACAGAATTATCAGTGTTTCCCTCACTATTAGAGGTAGAATTGACGTATCCGGAGCCATCGGACGTGATGTAGATGACTTTCCATTCGACGTCGTGTTTGAGATCTTCTAGGCATTCAAACTCGATTTGAAATATCAACGGCAACTTTATACTACAAACATTATTCCCAATCTTTATATTCGTCACATTTATCAAACTCATCTCCACAAAATCTCATTCTTTCAATCAATTATTCAATTCATTCTTTcaatcaatttattattttattttatttcaattcatttaattctaattaatttaattatatttaatttgattaaatttatggAATAATTTGTGGAATGTGTAGTTGGAATCAAAATGGGGAATCAAAGTCAAATTACTCAACCAATTccacaaaaattaaataataaattctataaaaataatgtaaaaaaatatgttttttattatatgtgTTGAAAAACAGATAATCGTCTTGTAGTGTGTGATGTtgaaaattgataatttctgtaattttacacaaaataATGTCTATAATTACTACAATAATTACATTAAACTACACAATTCCACACTATTCTCAAACTTACAGAGTGGTACAGTTACCGCCAATAATACCACTCACACTGCCACAAATGACAATTTAATAAGAAATAAACTCgtaaaaagaataaaaaaagATGAAAAAGATGAAAAGGTGGTGGGAGAATTGGATTTGTGtaagttaaaattgttattgttaaagtataataacGTGACTGATGACACTGTGGAGGGAATAATAAGTAAATTACTGtggaataataaaatattaagtgaaaaaatgtataaagtaatttattacaataatttatacaacAAATTGAATAAACTTTACAATAAACTTTCAATTGATGAGGATAAGTTTATTGTAAATGTAAGCTACGAGTTTACATTTTACAAGTTCTTTTATCAGTTTTACCTACACTTTTACATACAATCGGCTATAACAATTATCCCAATACTACCATTCAATACTGTTACTAGTTGTATTACCCAGGAAAATAAATCTGTAAATTCTGCTGGAACTGCTGCTAAGGAGAAAATTGGAGAGgaaaaaagtgtaaaaaatgttgCTAAGAAGAGTGGTAAGTTGAAGAATAAGACTGGCTTGACTAAGTTTGACGAGTTTGTATTGGGATATTACTTTGGAATTGAGCGATTcaaaagtataaattacGAGT
Above is a window of Theileria parva strain Muguga chromosome 2, complete sequence, whole genome shotgun sequence DNA encoding:
- the ASF1 gene encoding ASF1 like histone chaperone family protein, with product MSLINVTNIKIGNNVCSIKLPLIFQIEFECLEDLKHDVEWKVIYITSDGSGYVNSTSNSEGNTDNSVDNMMEQEKEYLVSNNKGEIILDAVCLGPLYKGILEFEFRVNPPNFSRLRPESVLGMQAILISGNYCDQEFIRIGYYTNNVYDEESLVENPPDLPILDKIVRCIIDQPRVTRFPIKWDNDNLIDFEGNNLNYVINSDTDSNTTEDNVDTNTTDTMDGNTTEDNVDTNTTDTVDTNTTEDTVEYTEEVRKRRYEEI